From Selenomonas ruminantium AC2024, a single genomic window includes:
- the atpH gene encoding ATP synthase F1 subunit delta, translated as MLNLQLAHKYSRAIFELAQEEGKLAQYGKELLQVKKDLEAVPAAVSFFANPQVERKAKKELVKKMYEGELSQSIYHFLLLLVDKRRFALLSVIAEQYREMANAAQGIVIADVTTAQPATEAQQKKIAAKLEAVTGKKVELRLHENKALLGGVVVKIGDRRIDGSVAGRLQALQKELLTSK; from the coding sequence ATGCTAAACTTACAGCTTGCACATAAATATTCCCGGGCGATTTTTGAACTGGCGCAGGAAGAAGGCAAATTAGCCCAGTACGGCAAGGAGCTTCTGCAGGTCAAAAAAGACCTCGAAGCAGTACCGGCTGCGGTATCCTTCTTTGCCAACCCGCAGGTGGAGCGCAAAGCCAAAAAGGAACTGGTCAAGAAGATGTATGAAGGGGAACTTTCCCAGAGCATTTACCACTTCCTGCTCCTTCTGGTGGACAAGCGCCGTTTTGCCCTGCTGTCCGTTATTGCGGAACAGTATCGGGAAATGGCCAATGCCGCCCAAGGCATTGTCATTGCTGATGTGACCACGGCTCAGCCGGCAACGGAAGCACAGCAGAAAAAAATCGCCGCTAAACTTGAAGCAGTTACGGGGAAAAAGGTGGAACTCCGCCTCCACGAAAACAAGGCCCTTTTGGGCGGTGTCGTGGTCAAAATCGGCGACCGCCGTATCGACGGCAGTGTGGCCGGACGCCTCCAGGCGCTGCAAAAAGAATTACTGACGAGCAAGTGA